One segment of Rhodothermales bacterium DNA contains the following:
- a CDS encoding CBS domain-containing protein, whose translation MIIEELMTPNPECCTPETKLHDVSRIMAECDCGAVPVVEDLNAKKPLGMITDRDITVRLVALGVNPLEKTAADAMTKSTITARPEMDIKEAARLMKENQVRRLIVQNVEGSCVGILAQADLALDVEDRRTGDVVQSISEPSRTHAMA comes from the coding sequence ATGATTATTGAAGAGCTGATGACACCGAACCCGGAATGCTGCACACCTGAAACGAAGCTGCACGACGTATCCAGGATTATGGCGGAGTGTGACTGTGGTGCCGTTCCTGTTGTCGAAGACCTGAATGCCAAGAAGCCCCTCGGCATGATCACGGACCGCGACATAACCGTCCGCTTGGTTGCCCTAGGCGTGAACCCGCTCGAAAAGACGGCGGCCGATGCCATGACCAAGTCCACGATCACGGCACGCCCAGAAATGGATATCAAGGAAGCTGCCCGATTGATGAAGGAGAATCAGGTACGCCGCCTGATCGTCCAGAACGTCGAGGGCTCCTGCGTCGGCATCCTTGCGCAGGCTGATCTTGCCCTTGATGTGGAGGATCGCCGGACGGGAGATGTGGTCCAGAGTATTTCAGAACCCAGTCGCACGCATGCCATGGCTTGA
- the modC gene encoding molybdenum ABC transporter ATP-binding protein: MSIVARFRIDRGEFSLEVDFTVPGRGVTAIFGPSGCGKTTLLRAIAGLEPAPGGYLKVGETLWQGPDTFLAPHERPIGYVFQEPSLFAHLDVRRNLEYGLKRLGASRRRVSLDQAITLLGIGHLLARRPDQLSGGEQQRVAMARALAVSPSLLLLDEPLAALDAPRKAEVLPYLESLHRELDIPVLYVSHARQEVARLADHMMLMADGRMKASGGVHDLFSRLDLDLARGADAETVISAVVGAHDETYGLTYVEFPGGRFAVAGKPLPLGSPVRLQVLARDVSLTLERPSRTSILNIFPATVEELGNEDGAQVTVRVKLGSVPLLSRITRKSAAELDLHPGAPVFAQVKSVALLV, translated from the coding sequence ATGAGCATTGTTGCGCGATTCCGGATTGATCGAGGGGAATTCTCGCTGGAAGTGGATTTCACGGTCCCCGGGCGGGGCGTCACGGCCATCTTTGGTCCCTCCGGGTGCGGCAAAACCACCCTTCTCCGGGCCATTGCGGGCCTGGAGCCGGCCCCGGGCGGCTACCTGAAAGTGGGAGAGACCCTGTGGCAGGGTCCGGACACGTTCCTGGCCCCGCATGAGCGTCCGATCGGCTACGTCTTCCAGGAGCCCAGCCTGTTCGCGCATCTGGATGTGCGCCGCAATCTGGAGTACGGTCTGAAGCGACTGGGTGCATCGCGACGCAGGGTATCCCTGGATCAAGCCATCACGCTGTTGGGCATTGGCCACCTCCTGGCGCGCCGGCCCGACCAACTTTCGGGAGGGGAGCAGCAGCGCGTGGCCATGGCCCGCGCACTGGCCGTCAGTCCGTCCTTGCTCTTGTTGGATGAGCCCCTGGCCGCGCTCGATGCGCCGCGCAAGGCGGAGGTCCTGCCGTACCTGGAGTCGCTACACCGGGAGTTGGACATACCGGTCCTTTATGTGAGCCACGCCCGTCAGGAAGTCGCGCGACTGGCCGATCACATGATGCTCATGGCGGATGGTCGCATGAAAGCGTCCGGCGGCGTGCACGACCTGTTTTCCCGACTCGACCTGGACCTGGCGCGCGGGGCGGACGCAGAGACGGTCATCAGCGCGGTCGTCGGGGCGCATGACGAAACGTATGGCCTGACGTACGTCGAATTCCCCGGGGGGCGGTTCGCCGTCGCCGGGAAACCCCTGCCGCTCGGAAGTCCGGTGCGGCTGCAAGTCCTGGCGCGGGATGTGAGCCTCACGTTGGAGCGTCCGTCCCGGACCAGCATCCTCAACATTTTTCCGGCCACCGTGGAAGAACTCGGAAACGAGGACGGAGCCCAGGTCACCGTGCGGGTGAAACTGGGCTCCGTTCCCCTCTTGTCGCGCATTACCCGCAAGTCTGCCGCAGAGCTCGACCTGCACCCCGGTGCGCCGGTCTTTGCCCAGGTCAAGAGCGTTGCGTTGTTGGTGTAA
- the modB gene encoding molybdate ABC transporter permease subunit — protein MLTEHDLTALAITLRLAAVTTVILLLVGTPVAWWLARSRWRFKFLVESIVALPLVLPPTVLGFYLLIALGPRGPIGGLMEALGGQPLAFTFTGLVIGSVIYSMPFVIQPLQDAFAAVGRRPMEVAATLRASPLDRFFSIAVPLARPGFLTATVLGFAHTLGEFGVVLMIGGNIPGSTKVISIAIYDHVESLEYIQAHWISGTLLLLSFVLLMAVYGFNRRFRVVRP, from the coding sequence ATGTTGACGGAACATGACCTGACGGCGCTTGCCATTACGCTGCGGTTGGCGGCCGTGACCACGGTCATCCTGTTGCTCGTTGGCACACCGGTGGCGTGGTGGCTGGCCCGCTCCCGGTGGCGGTTCAAGTTCCTGGTGGAATCGATCGTGGCGTTGCCCCTGGTGTTGCCGCCGACCGTACTGGGGTTCTATCTCCTGATCGCCCTGGGGCCTCGCGGTCCCATCGGGGGGCTCATGGAAGCATTGGGCGGACAGCCCCTGGCGTTCACGTTCACCGGCCTGGTCATCGGATCCGTCATCTATTCCATGCCATTCGTCATCCAACCCCTCCAGGATGCGTTTGCGGCCGTGGGGCGCCGGCCCATGGAAGTGGCCGCGACGCTGCGCGCATCCCCCCTGGACCGGTTCTTTTCCATCGCTGTGCCGCTGGCCCGCCCGGGATTCCTGACAGCGACTGTGCTGGGATTCGCACACACCCTGGGCGAGTTCGGAGTGGTGCTCATGATCGGGGGCAACATACCGGGCAGCACGAAAGTGATTTCGATTGCGATCTACGACCACGTGGAATCCCTGGAATACATCCAGGCCCACTGGATTTCCGGGACGCTGCTGCTGCTGTCGTTCGTGCTGCTGATGGCCGTATATGGATTCAATCGTCGATTCCGCGTGGTCCGGCCATGA
- the modA gene encoding molybdate ABC transporter substrate-binding protein, whose amino-acid sequence MESRTKKLIAGAVVVGSAALLVWLMAMRPPLEAEFTAGADSGAEAGIRVAVASNFAPALEALAHAFEAQTGHVVTPVPGSTGKLYAQIRNGAPFDAFFAADVERPRLLEEEGRAVPGTRFTYAIGTLVLWSPDPDLVDADGAVLNPAEGDAGAFRFRFLALANPTLAPYGKAAEQVLRARGVWDALQDRMVRGENIGQAYQYVYSGNAELGFVALSQLMGPGGVATDIGRTGSRWEPPQALYDPIAQQAVLLTENKVARDFLDFVRSPAARDIIHGYGY is encoded by the coding sequence ATGGAATCGCGCACAAAGAAGCTCATAGCCGGCGCCGTGGTCGTCGGGTCGGCCGCGCTGCTGGTGTGGCTGATGGCCATGCGGCCACCGCTCGAGGCGGAGTTTACCGCCGGAGCGGATTCCGGGGCTGAGGCCGGCATCCGGGTCGCCGTGGCCAGCAACTTCGCCCCCGCCCTTGAAGCCCTGGCACATGCCTTCGAAGCGCAGACGGGGCACGTGGTGACGCCCGTGCCCGGGTCGACCGGAAAACTCTACGCGCAAATCCGGAATGGCGCGCCGTTCGATGCATTCTTTGCCGCCGACGTGGAACGCCCCCGCCTGCTGGAAGAGGAGGGACGCGCAGTGCCCGGCACTCGATTCACGTACGCTATCGGGACGTTGGTCCTGTGGAGTCCGGATCCGGACCTGGTGGATGCGGACGGTGCGGTGCTGAATCCCGCGGAAGGGGACGCCGGCGCCTTCCGGTTCCGGTTCCTGGCGCTGGCCAATCCGACGCTGGCGCCCTACGGCAAGGCTGCGGAACAGGTCCTTCGTGCGCGCGGTGTGTGGGATGCGTTGCAGGACCGGATGGTCCGCGGCGAAAACATCGGGCAGGCCTACCAATACGTGTACAGCGGGAATGCGGAGCTCGGATTCGTGGCGCTATCCCAGCTGATGGGTCCGGGGGGGGTGGCCACGGACATTGGCAGAACGGGCTCCCGATGGGAGCCGCCTCAGGCCCTCTACGATCCCATTGCGCAGCAAGCCGTACTATTGACGGAGAACAAGGTGGCGCGGGACTTCCTGGACTTTGTCCGAAGCCCGGCGGCCCGGGATATCATCCACGGTTACGGGTATTGA
- a CDS encoding FtsX-like permease family protein has protein sequence MSKPGFNLETAVSTWRHQFKYSRAFKGRDLDELEQHLRDHVAWLMDSGLPAEDAFRQAVGELGAFHETESAYRSVAMMKTRDRREVTHELSHQFSMLSSYFRAASRNLRKNKATSLINIVSLSVAIAVTLVTFLLVSAFLTEDFYHEHADEIFMVHRVEPVDAAIDSVSAGVPRHDDPAFQWYGTTPAPLGPAIAESSPDVVRAVRIGATRGQVLLRDEKLGLNVRFVDEGFFAMFSFPLQAGSDAALREEGGVILSAEEATRIFGAEDPTGRTVTLQFGSGDPRDYTVTGVAAPFRSNADLKFGALMSFAGQRTDDWSAFSAATFLQLRSADAARQVEVQLTPLVAPVNAALASTSMGNVSPRVHAFALDNLKQLTRHRADVEDSIVGQFPTAPIVVLGGLSALLLLLACFNCMNITIAQAAKRLREIGVRKVVGARRSQVAFQFLAENILLCFFALLVGLLLAWQLVLPAFNGIAGLNLEFDLFSDGRLWVFLIALVLGTGVLSGLYPALFVSSFRPTIIFRGMDRSTKRRPITTALQGFQFVLAFLSLAAGVTFILNGHYYSDRSAGYDTKQIVVFEAGSVAELDVLRSAASATPEVDSWTTSQHAFGRMWSEESVRMGDGEVEFKTTVFGISPDFPALMDIALVAGVLPDGGRKAFAPDQILVNATFVREAFPAGTTEFDPASAVGRTIRMDSTDYHIAGVVADFHFEDFFSVIEPSILRLSDPGTHRYLIARTLPGARKAVADRIAASYESAFVDRTADWYMQGDMFESFRRDSDGLTAIFLFVSVLALIISCLSVYALSAQNIMNRLKEVGVRKVLGGRSFGIAQRLNRKIVIVLTVAAIISAPLGYQVLTILLGNLFAYHMEMSVLPFVAAFLVMAGMTVLTIAIQVRAIERARPAEILGAE, from the coding sequence ATGAGCAAACCCGGATTCAACCTTGAAACGGCCGTCTCGACGTGGCGCCATCAATTCAAGTACAGCCGTGCGTTCAAGGGCCGCGATCTGGACGAACTGGAGCAGCACTTGCGCGACCATGTGGCCTGGCTCATGGACTCCGGCCTCCCTGCGGAAGATGCGTTCCGCCAGGCCGTGGGCGAACTCGGCGCCTTCCACGAGACCGAATCGGCGTACCGGTCGGTCGCCATGATGAAGACCCGCGACCGGCGCGAAGTCACACACGAACTCTCCCATCAGTTTTCCATGCTTTCCAGCTACTTCCGCGCCGCCTCCCGGAATCTCAGGAAGAACAAAGCAACGTCGCTCATCAACATCGTGAGTCTGTCCGTGGCCATTGCCGTGACGTTGGTGACCTTCCTGTTGGTTTCCGCCTTCCTGACAGAAGACTTCTATCACGAACATGCCGATGAGATTTTCATGGTGCACCGGGTGGAGCCGGTGGATGCGGCAATCGATTCCGTGTCGGCGGGCGTCCCGCGCCACGACGACCCTGCATTCCAGTGGTACGGGACCACTCCTGCACCGCTGGGCCCCGCCATTGCCGAATCGTCGCCGGACGTGGTCCGGGCCGTGCGCATAGGCGCTACCCGGGGCCAGGTCCTTTTGCGTGATGAGAAGCTCGGCCTGAACGTGCGCTTCGTGGACGAGGGCTTCTTCGCGATGTTCTCTTTCCCGCTGCAGGCGGGATCGGATGCCGCCTTGCGGGAGGAGGGCGGCGTCATCCTGAGCGCCGAGGAAGCCACACGGATTTTCGGAGCGGAGGATCCGACGGGTCGTACCGTGACCCTTCAGTTCGGGAGCGGCGATCCGCGTGACTACACCGTGACGGGTGTAGCCGCCCCGTTCCGTTCGAATGCCGACCTGAAGTTCGGGGCGCTGATGTCTTTTGCGGGCCAACGCACGGACGATTGGTCAGCGTTCAGTGCGGCCACATTCCTGCAGCTCCGATCGGCCGACGCCGCCCGCCAGGTGGAGGTCCAATTGACCCCCCTCGTGGCGCCCGTCAATGCGGCGCTGGCCAGTACGTCCATGGGCAACGTCAGCCCACGAGTGCACGCCTTCGCGCTCGACAACCTGAAGCAACTCACACGACACCGGGCGGACGTGGAGGACAGCATTGTGGGTCAATTCCCGACCGCACCCATCGTGGTGCTCGGCGGTCTTTCTGCGCTGCTGCTGTTGCTTGCGTGTTTCAACTGCATGAACATCACGATTGCGCAGGCCGCGAAACGCCTGCGGGAAATCGGTGTGCGCAAGGTGGTGGGTGCGCGGCGCTCCCAGGTGGCGTTTCAATTCCTGGCCGAGAACATCCTGCTGTGCTTTTTTGCCCTGCTGGTCGGATTGCTGCTGGCGTGGCAGTTAGTGTTGCCGGCATTCAATGGCATAGCTGGTCTGAACCTGGAATTTGACCTGTTCAGCGATGGACGACTCTGGGTATTCCTCATCGCGCTGGTGCTGGGCACCGGCGTTCTGTCAGGACTCTACCCGGCGCTGTTTGTGTCCTCGTTCCGGCCCACCATCATCTTCCGGGGAATGGATCGCTCCACCAAACGGCGCCCGATCACGACGGCGTTGCAGGGGTTCCAATTCGTGCTGGCCTTCCTGTCCCTGGCAGCAGGCGTCACGTTCATCCTGAACGGGCACTACTATTCGGACCGGTCCGCGGGCTATGACACGAAGCAGATTGTGGTATTCGAAGCCGGATCCGTGGCCGAGCTGGACGTACTCCGGTCGGCGGCATCCGCAACGCCGGAGGTGGATTCCTGGACCACGTCGCAGCATGCCTTCGGGCGCATGTGGAGCGAGGAATCCGTGCGTATGGGCGACGGAGAAGTGGAATTCAAGACGACCGTATTCGGCATTTCTCCGGACTTTCCGGCACTGATGGACATCGCGCTGGTGGCGGGCGTCCTTCCGGACGGGGGCAGGAAGGCCTTCGCGCCCGACCAGATCCTGGTCAATGCCACGTTTGTCCGGGAGGCATTTCCGGCCGGGACCACGGAATTCGATCCTGCGTCTGCGGTTGGTCGCACCATCCGGATGGACTCGACGGACTACCATATTGCAGGTGTCGTGGCGGACTTCCACTTCGAAGACTTCTTTTCCGTCATCGAGCCCTCTATTCTGCGCCTTTCCGATCCCGGAACGCATCGGTACCTGATTGCGCGGACCCTGCCCGGCGCCCGGAAGGCCGTCGCCGACCGGATTGCCGCATCCTATGAATCCGCGTTCGTTGATCGCACAGCCGACTGGTACATGCAGGGAGACATGTTCGAATCCTTCCGTCGTGACAGCGATGGACTCACGGCCATCTTCCTGTTCGTGTCCGTCCTGGCCCTCATCATATCCTGCTTGAGCGTCTACGCCCTTTCGGCGCAGAACATCATGAATCGCCTCAAGGAAGTCGGGGTGCGCAAGGTCCTCGGCGGCCGGTCGTTCGGTATTGCCCAGCGCCTGAACCGGAAGATCGTCATCGTGCTGACCGTTGCTGCCATCATCAGCGCTCCCCTTGGCTACCAGGTGTTGACCATCCTCCTGGGCAACCTGTTTGCGTATCACATGGAGATGTCGGTCCTGCCGTTCGTGGCCGCGTTCCTCGTGATGGCGGGTATGACCGTGCTCACGATTGCCATCCAGGTCCGGGCCATCGAGCGGGCGCGTCCGGCAGAGATCCTGGGGGCTGAATAG
- a CDS encoding helix-turn-helix transcriptional regulator, whose amino-acid sequence MLSKSLAGATLEPLILTLLADGPKYGFQLVHRAKQLYDDQVPWTNSKFYPILHRMEHDGWVESFWQASDDGPDRKYYRLTARGKNELASLQKEWKRVNAMWENLWGPEVAFG is encoded by the coding sequence ATGCTGTCCAAATCACTCGCCGGCGCGACGCTCGAGCCGCTCATCCTGACCCTCCTGGCCGATGGGCCCAAATACGGGTTCCAGCTGGTCCACCGGGCAAAGCAGCTCTACGACGATCAGGTGCCGTGGACGAACAGCAAGTTCTATCCCATCCTCCACCGGATGGAGCACGACGGCTGGGTGGAAAGTTTCTGGCAGGCGTCTGACGACGGACCGGATCGCAAGTACTACCGGCTGACGGCTCGGGGCAAAAATGAACTCGCGTCGCTGCAGAAGGAGTGGAAGAGGGTCAACGCCATGTGGGAAAACCTGTGGGGCCCCGAGGTGGCATTCGGATGA
- a CDS encoding aminotransferase class V-fold PLP-dependent enzyme has translation MTTRRQFLRNAGLATAALALPTPSNAASPLPARPRMPSGSEEDYWEDVAAQYGITDQITNLEGGYWGMMATPVLEAFQRHTERVNRESSFYARTQFGQEAAAVRERVAAALKVSPGEIAFSRNATEALQALIGQYNRLQPGETVMYADLDYPAMQQAMNALAARRGAHVATFDFPEPVESKQQILDAYTEALDTHPRTRLLLLTHANNKTGLIHPIRDITALARARGVDVVVDAAHSWGQVPLDVAGFGADYVGMNLHKWIGAPIGVGAMYIRASGLGGIDRAHGDTGRLDRIDSRLHTGTMNFATILTVPNALDFQESIGWERKHARIRYLRDRWVREARTIAGVEVLTPDDPELVGAITSFRLHGEGDAEQNRALVRKLVDDFGIFTVARSGVAAGDCIRVTPALYNLPPDLDKLVAALRVLAA, from the coding sequence ATGACCACCCGCCGACAGTTCCTCCGCAACGCCGGTCTTGCAACGGCGGCGCTCGCGCTGCCCACACCGTCCAACGCCGCATCTCCCCTTCCAGCCCGACCCCGGATGCCTTCGGGATCGGAAGAGGACTACTGGGAAGACGTAGCCGCCCAATACGGAATCACCGACCAGATCACGAACCTGGAAGGCGGGTATTGGGGCATGATGGCCACGCCCGTCCTGGAAGCGTTCCAACGCCACACCGAACGCGTGAACCGGGAGAGCTCCTTCTACGCCCGCACGCAGTTCGGCCAGGAGGCGGCAGCCGTCCGCGAACGGGTCGCGGCCGCGCTGAAGGTGTCCCCGGGGGAAATCGCGTTTTCCCGGAATGCGACCGAGGCCCTGCAGGCCCTCATCGGCCAATACAACCGATTGCAGCCCGGCGAAACCGTCATGTACGCCGATCTGGACTACCCGGCCATGCAGCAGGCCATGAATGCACTGGCCGCCCGCAGGGGGGCGCACGTGGCGACCTTTGACTTTCCGGAACCGGTCGAATCCAAACAACAGATCCTGGATGCCTACACAGAGGCCCTGGACACGCACCCCCGGACCCGTCTGCTGTTGCTCACGCACGCGAACAACAAGACCGGCCTCATCCATCCGATCCGGGACATCACGGCGCTGGCCCGTGCACGTGGCGTGGATGTGGTCGTGGATGCCGCGCATTCCTGGGGGCAAGTTCCGCTGGACGTGGCCGGGTTCGGTGCGGATTATGTCGGCATGAACCTGCACAAGTGGATTGGCGCGCCCATCGGCGTGGGTGCCATGTACATCCGCGCGTCAGGCCTGGGCGGCATTGACCGGGCCCACGGCGACACCGGCCGGCTGGACCGGATTGACAGCCGCCTGCACACCGGTACCATGAACTTTGCCACCATCCTGACCGTCCCAAATGCGCTGGATTTCCAGGAATCCATTGGCTGGGAGCGCAAGCATGCACGCATCCGCTACCTCCGCGACCGGTGGGTGCGCGAAGCGCGCACCATTGCCGGCGTGGAGGTCCTGACGCCCGACGATCCCGAACTCGTGGGCGCCATCACCAGCTTCCGGCTGCATGGCGAGGGGGATGCCGAGCAGAATCGCGCGCTCGTCCGGAAATTGGTGGACGACTTCGGCATCTTTACCGTGGCCCGCTCGGGGGTGGCCGCGGGGGACTGCATCCGTGTCACACCGGCGCTCTACAACCTGCCGCCGGATCTGGACAAGTTGGTCGCCGCACTCCGGGTGCTGGCTGCGTAA
- a CDS encoding VIT1/CCC1 transporter family protein → MKRHRTEDLAGEHHPDAVRERLSRGGRRQYISDAVLGGIDGCITTFAVVSGSVGAGFPSSVALILGFANLIADGFSMAISNYESGKAGQDFLESIVQTEKRHIREIPEGEREEIRQIYRAKGFDGELLERVVDTITSDENTWLEAMVAEEHGLGKTTQVPWVSAGVTFGAFVAVGAVPLIPFLLPHIGPTVQFTLSSILAGLMFLTVGMLKSIAMEKPVLVSGLRTLLTGGTAATLAYFTAWLLREVFQIATG, encoded by the coding sequence ATGAAGCGTCACAGGACGGAAGACCTTGCAGGCGAACACCACCCGGACGCGGTCCGGGAGCGGCTGTCCCGGGGCGGACGGCGGCAGTACATTTCGGATGCGGTCCTGGGCGGTATTGACGGATGCATAACGACATTTGCCGTCGTTTCCGGGTCGGTTGGAGCCGGATTTCCGTCGTCCGTGGCCTTGATCCTGGGCTTTGCGAATCTGATAGCCGACGGCTTCAGCATGGCCATCAGCAACTATGAGTCAGGAAAGGCGGGCCAGGACTTCCTGGAAAGCATCGTGCAGACCGAGAAGCGCCATATCCGGGAAATTCCCGAGGGCGAACGCGAGGAGATCCGGCAGATCTACCGGGCCAAGGGGTTCGATGGGGAATTGCTCGAGCGCGTGGTGGACACGATTACCTCCGACGAAAATACCTGGCTTGAGGCCATGGTTGCCGAAGAACACGGTCTTGGCAAGACGACGCAGGTGCCCTGGGTCTCGGCAGGGGTCACGTTCGGCGCATTCGTCGCGGTTGGAGCCGTTCCGTTGATCCCGTTCCTCCTTCCGCACATCGGCCCGACCGTTCAGTTCACGCTCAGTTCCATCCTGGCCGGCCTCATGTTCCTGACGGTGGGCATGCTCAAGAGTATCGCCATGGAAAAGCCGGTGTTGGTTTCGGGTCTGCGAACCTTGCTCACGGGCGGAACGGCGGCCACACTGGCCTACTTCACGGCATGGTTGCTCCGGGAGGTCTTCCAGATCGCGACCGGCTGA
- a CDS encoding metalloregulator ArsR/SmtB family transcription factor, with amino-acid sequence MTISPDTQTDRIFHALADRTRRDILMRSLSGEHSISELASAYDMSFAAVQKHVSVLHQAGLITKRRKGREALASGNAETIRTAADLLLELEGIWRGRVARIDALLEKNPNPSCL; translated from the coding sequence ATGACGATTTCCCCCGACACGCAGACAGACCGCATTTTCCACGCGCTGGCCGACCGGACGCGACGCGATATCCTCATGCGTTCGCTCTCGGGCGAGCATTCCATATCCGAGCTCGCGAGTGCCTATGACATGAGTTTCGCGGCCGTCCAGAAGCATGTGTCCGTGCTTCACCAGGCCGGGCTCATCACCAAGCGCCGGAAGGGCCGCGAGGCCCTGGCCAGCGGAAACGCCGAGACCATCCGGACGGCCGCGGACCTGCTGCTCGAACTCGAGGGAATCTGGCGCGGGCGTGTCGCCCGCATAGACGCATTGCTGGAAAAAAACCCGAACCCATCATGCCTGTAA
- a CDS encoding SRPBCC domain-containing protein, translating into MPVIDVSHDAEALTLTIVAEFAASPERIWALYADPRQLEKVWGPPSHPATFVDHELKVGSRTTYYMTGPEGEKYHGFWDITAVDEPREFSFKDGFADADFNPDPNMPTATCVYTLEPIETGTRATYVSTYATKEGLETVLAMGVVEGATSAINQIDDLLAG; encoded by the coding sequence ATGCCTGTAATTGACGTATCCCATGACGCAGAGGCCCTCACGCTGACCATTGTCGCCGAGTTTGCCGCATCTCCCGAACGAATCTGGGCGCTGTATGCGGATCCGCGGCAGCTGGAGAAAGTCTGGGGCCCGCCCTCGCACCCCGCCACCTTCGTCGACCACGAACTCAAGGTGGGGAGCCGCACGACCTACTACATGACCGGTCCCGAAGGCGAGAAATACCACGGATTCTGGGACATCACCGCCGTTGACGAGCCCCGGGAATTCTCGTTCAAGGACGGCTTCGCCGACGCGGATTTCAATCCCGATCCCAACATGCCGACGGCAACGTGTGTGTATACGCTGGAGCCCATCGAGACCGGAACGCGCGCCACCTACGTCAGCACCTACGCCACGAAGGAAGGCCTGGAAACCGTGCTGGCCATGGGTGTCGTGGAAGGCGCCACGTCGGCCATCAATCAGATCGACGACCTGTTGGCGGGCTGA
- a CDS encoding VOC family protein, translating to MSIKRMDNVGIVVESLDAAIEFFSELGLTLQGRAMIEGEWAGRVTGLDNQQVEIAMMVTPDGHSRLELSRFLHPPVVADHRNAPVNALGYLRVMFTVVDLDATLHRLSAVGAALVGEVVRYEDAYKLCYIRGPEGLLIGLAEELGSSGS from the coding sequence ATGAGCATCAAACGCATGGACAATGTGGGTATCGTGGTCGAGTCCCTCGATGCCGCCATCGAATTCTTCTCCGAACTGGGCCTGACCCTGCAAGGCCGCGCCATGATCGAAGGGGAGTGGGCCGGTCGGGTCACCGGATTGGACAACCAGCAGGTGGAAATCGCCATGATGGTCACACCGGACGGACACAGTCGGCTGGAGCTCTCCCGATTCCTGCACCCGCCTGTTGTGGCCGATCACCGGAATGCCCCGGTCAACGCCCTCGGTTACCTGCGGGTGATGTTCACGGTCGTCGATCTCGACGCCACGCTCCATCGGCTCAGCGCCGTTGGGGCAGCGTTGGTGGGCGAGGTGGTCCGGTATGAGGACGCGTACAAACTCTGCTACATCCGCGGACCCGAGGGACTGCTCATCGGGCTTGCCGAAGAGCTCGGGTCGTCGGGGTCGTGA
- a CDS encoding Txe/YoeB family addiction module toxin, translating into MPEFREDLEYWVRHDRKIALKCLKIIEDVMRDPFDGLGKPEPLKFMGSGVWSRRLTQEHRIVYVVMQNRVDFLQARYHY; encoded by the coding sequence ATGCCTGAGTTTCGTGAAGACCTGGAATACTGGGTAAGGCACGACAGAAAAATTGCACTCAAGTGTCTGAAGATCATCGAAGACGTCATGCGCGACCCCTTTGACGGACTGGGTAAGCCCGAGCCGCTGAAATTCATGGGCTCCGGGGTTTGGTCACGCCGCTTGACCCAGGAGCACCGCATCGTTTATGTCGTCATGCAGAACAGGGTGGATTTTCTTCAGGCCCGGTATCACTATTGA
- a CDS encoding type II toxin-antitoxin system prevent-host-death family antitoxin, translated as MSIDVTYTEARANFAKLWDQAEANREPIMIRRRGKENMAMIPADELAGLIETAHLMRSPKNADRLLSALARSRKNEGSSESIEDLKTALGLNG; from the coding sequence ATGTCAATCGACGTAACATACACCGAAGCCCGAGCGAACTTCGCCAAGCTTTGGGATCAGGCGGAAGCAAATCGTGAACCCATCATGATTCGCCGTCGTGGCAAGGAAAACATGGCCATGATTCCTGCCGATGAATTGGCGGGGCTTATTGAAACAGCCCACCTGATGCGCTCCCCAAAAAACGCCGATCGTCTCCTTTCTGCCCTGGCGCGATCGCGCAAGAATGAAGGCTCTTCCGAATCCATTGAGGACCTGAAAACAGCCCTGGGATTGAATGGCTAG